CAGACtcacctgtggacacacacgtacacgtatcGAGGGGTTGTAAACACCTACGTACACCCAACCTGCATGCCCTCAAGTGGGAGTGGCTAACTGTCTTGGGAACTCTATGTACACAAAACTCCATTTTTTGTGTGCACAAGTGCGTGCTAGTCAACTGAATCTGTACACTGAGACATCTGCACACAGAGTCCTCTTGCTCTGAGCTTGTGAGTGCACATTTAAATGTGTGGATGGGGGAGTGTCTGTACCTCTCAGGGACAGGATAAAGACAAAGTCCTCGTAAAACTGAGCTTGTGAGTgcgtatctgagtgtgtgtgtgtgtctgtgtctgtgtgtgtgtgtgtgtgtgtgtgtgtgtatgagggagtaTCCGTACCTATCGCGGAGACAGGATGGAGACAAAGTCCTCAAAGATCTGAGCTTGTGAGTGCGtatctgagcgtgtgtgtgtctgtgtgtgtgtgtgtgtgtgtgtctgtgtgtgtgtgtgtgtgtgtgtgaaagagtatcCGTACCTCTCGCGGGGACAGGATGGAGACAAAGTCCTCGTAGATCTGGCGCACCTTCTCCTCCACCACGCCGCGGTTGGTctccttcttcagctcctcGCAGGCCAGCCAGAAGAGGAGGTTCTCCTCGCTGAACTCCGTCTTCAGGAACTGCCTGAAGCAGCCGCGGCCCGCCGGACTCTTCATCAGCCGCTCAAACGACTGCCCCCACGTGCGGGCATCCTCCAGCGTTGGCTTGGGGCTACAggcggagagggaggaagtggtcAGCGGAGTTGTCCACGTTTACACTGCCGCaatagcctgaccagccagaccctcATCGAGATGTAGGGTGAGTCTGGGAACATCATCTTCTTGTGTTCAAGTACCAGGAAGCAtaaccgtcgcaacttctggtcgcatgtcatcattatgttaagcgcgcccaccgactctatacacgatgcgATTGGTTTGCAGGTTTTTGCctgagcccagctcccaagtcaaacggagtgttgctagactgccccggcaGCAAATTAGATTAGATGAGGGGTGTCTAGAGTTCTAGGCTACTGCCGCAAAGCTCCTTTGGATGAAATTGTTGCACACTGACAGGTTTCAATGCTGACTCTTCTAACTCCACTCATAGCTATAAATTATTCTATGAATGTTGAATGTCATGGGCAAGGATCGTGGCTGGGTTAACTCTCTGTGACAGTGTATTACTCACCTCTCCTCACAGTTGCTGGTCACTTCTGTTTGCTCACACACAAGCCTTTGGATTCGCTCATCCTGAGCAGAGCGCACAGTCAAGCTGAAACAATCgagagggaaaaagagtgaTGAAAATAGAAAGAGGAAGTGATCGAGAGTGAATATGCTTTGGGCCTGTGTCTAAAAATAGACTGAAATGTATGCCTATTTACAACCTTTGTAGTCTTTCCAGATTTCCAGACCTAGTGACTGGCAAAGCAATCTTTTTTCTCTAAATCTAAGGCAGCTCTTTAAAAAAGCCCACTTACTTTCaggttttgcttgtgtgtgtgagagagagagatagtgagagagagagagagagagagagagagagagagagagagagagacagagagagggtgtgaatgtgtgttaatgtgtgtgtgtgtgtgtgtgtgtgtgtacaatatgtgcgCCTGTGTACTTGAGCTCCCTAGGGCAACCTGTCGTAAACACTGTAATTTTTCAGTCCCCTTTCTCTAATGACGCACACCGAACACCTGCATCCTAGGCCTTAATTACTTACAGAGCACAGACCCACTATCGTGTCAAGAGCACTATCACTGTTGTGTGGCCTTCTCAGGCAACACGATTGTGAATGCTGtatatggcagtgtgtgtgtgtgtgtgtgtgtgtgtgtgtgtggtaggactGTACcaggagcagctgcagcagcagcaccagcagaagcagcaggcgTTGGGAGGCGCATtcagccagctgtgtgtgtgagtgtttatggcgctgtgagtgtgtgtgttgcgcgtCTGCACAGTACTCGGTGCCTCCTGCATCTGCCGTTTGCCCATCTCCTCCCGCTCTGAACCCATGGgctgaagagaaaagagagagagagagaaggggggacaCATTCCCTAATTAACATAGTGGCACCAGTAACATTAACAGCATGTGGCTTGGAATATGTAGGCCTGTGCCACCAGCAACCAGCACCAACaacagttcaacactaggagctCAGCACTAGTTTCTTAAGGTATGTCTTGATCCAGGGAGAGTTTTCTGTGTTTTGATATTTGGTCCTTTGAGTCTAATTAAATTAGAGTAACAAGTGATATATCAGTCCTCATATTCTGAGCACCAgcaccctttctttctctctctctctctctacacacacacacacacacacacacacacacacacacacacacacacacacacacacacaacacacacacacacaacacacacacacaaagaccataATCCATTACACCACAATTAAATATTTTCATTCTTCTATCCTctattggctgtgtgtgtgcacattacaTAAACATTCATCTTCGTTATTGAAAGTTTGAGGATACGTTTACGTAAAATTGTCATTCCAGGAAATACCCAGGCACATTTTCAATCAGTTTAAAACAAACGATATTGTATTAGCCTAATTAATCAAAAAGGGAAGGCATGACATTCAGATAGCAAAAGGCCCTCATCATCTTGTAAGGATCCCCCGCACGACATCATGCTGTACTACATGCCGCTCTCGTATCGACAGTGGGTTACAA
This is a stretch of genomic DNA from Sardina pilchardus chromosome 19, fSarPil1.1, whole genome shotgun sequence. It encodes these proteins:
- the LOC134066266 gene encoding regulator of G-protein signaling 20, which codes for THTHSWLNAPPNACCFCWCCCCSCSCLTVRSAQDERIQRLVCEQTEVTSNCEESPKPTLEDARTWGQSFERLMKSPAGRGCFRQFLKTEFSEENLLFWLACEELKKETNRGVVEEKVRQIYEDFVSILSPREVSLDSRVRDVINRNMTEPTSHTFDDAQQQIYTLMQRDSYPRYMNSSIYADLLQSLEQQQQQQQVQPAEKPPETT